Below is a genomic region from Brassica rapa cultivar Chiifu-401-42 chromosome A08, CAAS_Brap_v3.01, whole genome shotgun sequence.
GCTCGTTGTTTTCGGTTGGGATGGGTTGAGATTTTTTGTGTGGGGCAACTTTTCCATCCTTGAAGTCCTTGACCCACGATTCAATCTGGTCAATCTCAATGTTTGTTTTCAGATACTTCTTGTCGTCAACAGTCTGGATGATGATGAGAGGAACTTGGCTCTCTTCAAGTCCAAAGTACTGTTATTGGTTCAGAAAAAGATAGTAATCTGCTTAGCAATTTGTAACTATCACGGGATGAAACGACTAGGAGGCAGAGAGATAGTCGAGGTAAGACTAACCTGGAATGCGCCTTGGCTGTTCTCAGCATCACCGAGAAGGAAGCTAAGACCCTGTCCTTTGTAGGATGTAGCAACTTCACGGTACTTTGATTTAAGAGACTCAGCTCCTTCTCCGGTAAAGTTAATGAACAACATCGCCTGAAACACAAAATATTACCCACCATCAAAACCACCACAAGGTTGGAAACTATAGGATCAATCAGAAACCTTAGTAATAAGACTCAAAAACAAACTATAGACGCTACTATCTAGATTCAGCTAATATGGACGCTATCACAATTAACTTCTATGCATTAGCTCATTTCAGTTAATATACAAATCAAACAATCCTTATCCACTAAAAATAAAAGGCATACATAAAATCCGTCTTTGTGGCTTATCATGATCTTGTTACAGCATGATGGGATTTAAAACAATGAGTTACCTTAGTGTTGGAACTGTCAAAGAATTTGATAACATATGGGTGGTTGTTTGGATCCTTGTCAAAGACGGTGATAAGCGGAATGCTTGATTCTTTGACAAATTTCTCCAAAGCTTCTCCATCAAAATCCTGGATTGCAACAgaagaaaaaatcaaacaaacagGACCACCTATCTATGTCATAAACAAAGTGAAAAGCTTTTTTCTCTTGTAACCTTGGAATCAACAAACAGTTCATCGAATGGTTTGAATAGCCTGACAACCGGTCCTGTCACAGACTCTCCGCGAGGAAGAAGCTTGGCATCAGAGGTGTGAGCAAAATCATAGTCAGAGCGCAGTTTCTCAGCAGTAGCCAAGAAAGAATCAAACTCGGAGCCAGATAGCTTAGGGAAAACACCAACCTAAAACAAGAGAACGTGccattaataataaaacagagacaaaaaaaaaacgaaaaggaATATGTTCATGACACTTACCACAATAACCTTCTTGTCAAACTCAGAAGCATCCTCAGCTGCCTTGATCTCAAACGAAGCAGGCCCGCTTTGTTTCTTCAAATAAGTAACAATCCCGTCAGCTTCACGAGGCCCGTTGTACTCCTGAACAGCTTTCCCTCCGTTTCTAAAGATCTTGATCGTCGGGAAGCCCTGAACCTCGTACTGAGTCGCAAACTCTCTGTTGGTCTCCTCGCTCGCATCAATCTTGGCGAGTACCACCGGAGGCACGTGACTGCTCAACTCTGACGCAGCCTTCTCGTACTATAAAACAAAAACCATCACACAATCTGAGTGGCTATTTAAAAGACATGCTAAGCCTAAATCACGTGACTCAAAAGCCGTGTTTACCTCAGGAGCTAGCTGCTTGCAGTGTCCACACCTGCAAGATCCAATGACCGAATGATAGAGATTAAGATCCAATACAAAGACGCATCAATTACAGATCCAATCATTCAGATTCCACAACTACTACCAAAGTCTCTCCCTAATAAACCAGATCAGCTACACAATAGATCGGAGGAGAAATCATTCACATGCAAAATCAAATGATTCAAATTCAGATCCATCAGATTCACGAATCAATATCACCAGCAAATCTCACGACTCCTACTGCTACTACAACAGTACTACTAACGATAAACGTTTGAATCGTTTAAAAATCAAATACCAAGGGGCGTAGAACTCGACGACGATGAAATCGTGCTTGTTGACGGTATCGGTGAAGTTAGTGTGATCCAAGGTCAACACGAACTCCTTCGTCGTCTCCGTCGCAGTCTCCTCGCTTCTCACGGAGGAAGCGAGCAGCGACAACGCAAGGATCGAGAACAACGCGTATCCCCTCATCGCCATTATCTCTCTCACTAAGCTTCGTTTGGAAATTATTATGTAAGCTCAGCTTTGGGAGATATTTATCAGCTCGTTTCACACAGCAAAAACTCAATGCTAAATGGTCAAGTAGCCACGTGGCGTTCATTCATTGGATATAACGTCGTCATAGTTTGGCAAGAACTTATGTGTATTAATACGGTGATTTGACGATATTGACCTTGGcggttatataaaaatattgtgtcCGTGACTTCGTGAAAGTAAATGGTCGATATAAAATAATGCCATTTAGATCTGTGATCCgttatgattttttagtttagTTTCATGACATTGTTACTTTAATTTCATATCTTATATTGTTGACTAGAGTCTAGGGGTGGACAAAACACCGAACCGAATCAAATCGAAccaaccgaaccgaaccaaagtcTATTTCAAACCATTCGGTTGAAGATTTCTCCAACCCGAATGGTTCggtttaaaaccgaaccgaaaaaccaatgtgtttttgtaattatttaaattaaaaatattagtaatactAATATACTAAAATTATAATACCAAACCACATATTTTCCATtttcattcactaacatatattGTTCTAATCTAATATGTAATcatcaaaaaaattgattaaaaaaattagaaaatctgtatttttattcttatatatgtaAACGTGGATGTTAAATCTAAACCTAAAACTTAaagcaaattttattaaaaacaaaaaattttctCCATAGCGTCACATGAAAGATGATTCATTGCAGATTTTTTAACAATGATATAAGAAACATTACTAgtgatgttgattttttttattttagttaactttcatttgttttaattttttatatacattttatgattttttaaaggtttttgtttcagttttatattgaatttaattcacatagtttatatttacataatttatgttttaaaaattttttttacaaaaaatgaaACTAAGAAGAACCTAATTAAACCGATCCAAAAAAACAAAGCGAACCGAACTGAacacaaaccgaaccgaatatgAACCGTAcacaaaccgaaccaaaaaaatatgtaattaatAGCTCCATGTACATGTTCTAATTTCTGGATAAAATTTCaaacatctatactatactaaaagcagCATATACTCCACTCTAAAGCtatccacatcagcaaaaaaattCAACCAATTAAATGTTTCTATTTTGCCACGTTACATCTTCTTTATCGACATGGATCAAATGTTTTGGTCTTCTAAAATTTGGTTTCAGCCCATTTAAAAACCATGTTACACTTTCCGACAAAACCCACGCTTTCCCTTTTCAGTCAATAGTCTCTTACGATTCCTCTTCGTAGCCATTGTTCTATTCTTTCCGAATCTCCGTTACTTGCAGTAACTATCCACTCTAAAATCATTGCTTTTGCTCTTTACACCTTCTTACAAGATGTATCTTTCACCTCCTTTTGTTTTCCTCCTGTATGATCTATTTCTCGATTCTTATTGTATACCGTAATCTACGATTTTTTCAGTCGAAGATCAAGCTGTATCCATGAGATCTGCTAAGTCCTCCGGAAAGTTTTATGTCGCTGTGTATTTCACCAACATCTCCTCGGGTACAGCGGAATCTGAACTAGGCTTCCAGTTAATCCGTTTCTGGGAGACGATAAGCACAGCTAAAGGTGGTTTGCTTATTGGCTTGGAGCTTCTCCTTACAGGCAAGCAGGTATCAGAttctttacttcttcttctattgATCCAAATCAATCTAGGTCACCACTTCTTGATTTCTTGATTACTTCTTAATCTTCTTCGCAGAAATGGCTACGCACAACTCGAAATCTACCGCATCAATATTTTTCTCCCGTTCTTAGTGGTTTGTAAATTTGTCGTTTCATCGCTCCAATGTCACAAAGAAACTTAATAATCATCTGGATGCCTGGAAAAATTGACTTGATCAcagctgtttttttttaaagaagataACTGTTGCAGCTATGTCCAAACCGCAGCTGCGAATAGTGGAATCTGAAGTTTGTGTCCTGGAAAGCCTCTGGCAGCTGAAACTGGGGTAAAATTCTGTATTCTTTTATCTTTAACTTGGATGGGAGGTATTATTTTGTTGTTCAAAGAGTTGAATCCAAACAGCCTTTAGGAGAAGAAGCAAAAATTTACCTGAGAAAAGTTATACAAGAGCTTTATGTGTaggtttttttcttaaatacgTAGGTGAAACTCTGAACACCTTGCTCCTGCAAAAAGTCGCATTTGAATATGTAAGTTGTGTACGCCTTGGTCCTGTTTAGTCTTTGCATGTTTAAGAAATTCAAACTGGCTTGAAGTTGACTGTTTACAGTCTCTTTAACCGCTGTAGTTAGTGTGAAGGTTTGTTGCTGAGTTTATTGCATAGATCCATTTTCATGTGTGGATTGTTTCAACAAACCATCATTAAGACTCTGTCTTGGCTACCCGCAAATAGATTGAGAATTCACTTACAAACTCAAAGGAACAGCAATGCTCTCTATTCAGAGATCATGTTGAGAGATCCCAGAGCTTTTTACACAGATTTCTATCATGCTCGCTGGAACTGGAAGCACTGCTCTTTTCACTGTGATTTGTAGCTTTGCTTCAAGGCGTGTACCCTTTTGCGCAAACAAGTTCTTCAAGACTGTACTTGGTTTCAGTTTGGTCATACTGCTTTGGGCTGTGGATAGACTCGGGAGGTGATTACTTAGCGCATACTTCTTCCATGGGAAGACATTCTGATGTTTGATTGTGTTCTTGCGATCAATGAGCCTTACTTAATCAGCAGCTCCTGCTGGTAACCCCATCTTAGTTTTTTATAGAACCCCCATAACTATCGGCAAATCTGCAACCATTTCTGATATTTCTGTTGACATGCAGGTTGTGGCTTCTAAGTTGGCAACAAGAACAAGAGTAATCTCAGAGGAAGCAAAAGCCACGACCAAGTactttatattcttataagaAACATCTTTGCTCCTATGTAAACTATATATGTTTCTCCAATGACATGAAGAATATATAAATTGGTTTTTGTTTGTGTGATCAGGAACAaacaaaaattttgaatataaagcATGTTACAGAAGACTTATTCTTTTTAGTTTGAACTGCACGTGATggtcaaaagaaaaaattagATGATTTGTAACGTAGAATGAACAActgattttgatttatttattttatctaagTAGAGAAAGAGGAAAAATGGAAAGTAATATTAGTGAAGGAGATAAGGATTAGTGTTAATGTTGAAAATATCTACGCCAGTACCGAAATAATGTTTGTGTTTTTGTGTAGTATTCacgtttttaattaaattagaaattGCATATTATAACAAACTAACATCAATTAACAGTTCAATAAGAAAATAATGCAAATTAAATACTTTTGTTTATCTCACAAAGAGAATATTGTGACGTTACATCATTTTAAAAACCaggaaaatatacaaaaaaaaaataaaaatttaacaaaataaatatttgttacagTAATATATTAAAgcaattcaaattttaaattgaattgAAAAGTAATGTAAATTGTTAATTGTAGACAAAAACATTCACACTAAAGAGAGCATAAACACaaatatttttagttgttttttaTGAGCAACACATATATTCCATGCCAAAAG
It encodes:
- the LOC103835729 gene encoding protein disulfide isomerase-like 1-1; this encodes MAMRGYALFSILALSLLASSVRSEETATETTKEFVLTLDHTNFTDTVNKHDFIVVEFYAPWCGHCKQLAPEYEKAASELSSHVPPVVLAKIDASEETNREFATQYEVQGFPTIKIFRNGGKAVQEYNGPREADGIVTYLKKQSGPASFEIKAAEDASEFDKKVIVVGVFPKLSGSEFDSFLATAEKLRSDYDFAHTSDAKLLPRGESVTGPVVRLFKPFDELFVDSKDFDGEALEKFVKESSIPLITVFDKDPNNHPYVIKFFDSSNTKAMLFINFTGEGAESLKSKYREVATSYKGQGLSFLLGDAENSQGAFQYFGLEESQVPLIIIQTVDDKKYLKTNIEIDQIESWVKDFKDGKVAPHKKSQPIPTENNEPVKVVVAESLDEMVFNSGKNVLLEFYAPWCGHCQKLVPILDEVAVSYQSDPSVVIAKLDATANDFPNDTFDVKGFPTIYLRSASGNIVLYDGDRTKEDIISFIDKNKDTAGEPKKEETTTEAVKDEL